A genomic stretch from Thunnus maccoyii chromosome 19, fThuMac1.1, whole genome shotgun sequence includes:
- the ptpn13 gene encoding tyrosine-protein phosphatase non-receptor type 13: protein MHVSLAEALEVRGGPLQEEEVWAVLSQSAESLQELFHKDPAAMGFIISPWSLLLMPSGNISFTDEYVTQQDLRAFTAPEVLEGASLTSISDIEKMHMYSLGMTLFWGADYEIPQSQPMKLGEHLNSLLLNMCDDVTVSRMSMRTVLDICSKHIRNSSCDPPFSYIRKLVRLVLGSLSQLDGLLTDRESLPERSKEIRERLRGKGLPSGRSAAPRVLERYRARTQEQASLNRGLSRSMGSLPIQDLLKGDDGAALQYSMSDYHHNSESPTELYPKPPSLPHQHSYPYLHPLHPQQKGRPVELDRRSLPFHSGDPRPSQARKTWASSVDLACIDPEAIRFGALEDARRGSTALSTHSIGRHKSPLRASRERDSRYPEFGGLKSRKPHHHSALSVGSGLPGAYDRIKERQRKLQVLRQAVDDPVHTHQRYHSDYSSSSESPSVTSSDPDYRQAKKPGEVRRYGSQLALSSEHDALSLTSHNTHRHRQYDTAADEGLAGAELLLQKQEEEVQRLQAHLASRLSRANLYPIDDPLAPSRTSMLDLGDPLYPSSVPLRKTKNFHGPEFVKMASEPCVTLSVPSSIMKKRGKVEEVQRKVGVVLLNGQKLELSCDIKAVCKDVLDMVVAHIGLVEHHLFGLAYLRDNEFFFVDADAKLSKVAPEGWKEDPKKKKSDVPFNLFLRIKFFLDDVNLIQHTLTKHQYYLQLRKDILEERMRCNTEDAMLLASLALQAEFSDYQPELHGKTYFRLEHYLPVTVLDKVDQTTIKEELPKLHSNYYGASESEAEFEFLKVSQRLTEYGVHFHRVLPEKRSQTGIMLGVYSKGVLIFEVLNGNRTPVLRFPWRETKKISFTKKKICLQNTSDGIKHLFQTDSNKACQYLLQLCSDQHKFHLQMKARQNNQELQDLENCPLSSLQYSLDPRSGDAVGRTVSSGSLAPTLSTRSNPDHLKRISYSEVALNKAPSGPLLVQDELHFPGFNPAASTVHSNPRIMSCSHHNLVQMPDSPGHRAAESYRGQSHSGLSQAQPNQVASHFQQHQRASSDTDSLSHQQDKSFGSVSHSSPAWSRSRSKKESDSSSIEDTGPAYVVGVSMHSSSGPPSTPASVNDSLKKKLNALPSPEREITTVNLKKDVKYGLGFQVVGGENSGRMDLGTIISSITPGGPADVNGSLKPGDRLISVNDVNLEGLSHATTVDILQNAPDDITLVVSQPKERLYKESSAGYVPYQAKPSLKALNSGQRRELDFDTSSEEHVGTGSPSPPLHSTGTPSSASSPVHQNTSLSSQDSRTSSVARISQTPANGVQQCLERATATNTAASVAQHHRPEPNVGLDPTPPALPPKTRKAKQVSEAPKVSEHSDWGDSDMDEETYSSSQEKLKVKKEYIMENLNGNAPGVNSLRPGELFDVELSKKDSSLGISVTGGVNTTVRHGGVYVKAIIPKGAAELDGRIQKGDRVVAVNGKSLEGATHQQAVEVLRDTGQTVHLLLEKGHPPADSVHAPLTPQCTPPCADSDQDQTKNKEKPLEVKDKPEYSFLTQDNVFEVCLLKNTSGLGFSFSREENIPDEPPGSSMVRVKKLFPGQPAAESGRINVGDVILRVNQTPLKGLSQHEVISALRGTGQEVTLLLCRPEHGILPELDTSALTPMPSPRKEPVTQAEPSLSLGRTTSPLGTKGKWSQGPVEEALERLLLKTPGRHNSYSDSTDGDEEVEEAFSPSSLEHSRQTWERSVYQTPSSNLGLGRYDSTGQLDDTINSAFYSPNLSMTRSDLSKRCPSSPVNLESSPLPMVSSHTAPSPDPLPPPLPLPLNLTMSGNGQDMEELVPEVELKVSLLKSEKGSLGFTLTKGNDHGCYIHDIVQDPAKGDGRLRPGDRMIMVNNTDVTNMGHTEVVNLVRAAPRMVDLVVGRVLEAPKPPIEAHLLPDISFKGSQEPLGLLLDGGCDSMYGVLFVKDILPGSLASEEGSLRPLDLIHYISGAPTQELTLSENTRLLELSLDDLTLKATRDGKPVFPGQKSVSFLNNNISPKVSSSINGFLKGDDPRGTECLAALCPIEEEIIKLDLEKPQSGGLGFSVIGGERGIFVKSITPGGIAESTGKLQVGDRLLKVNEELMTGVSHTKAVTTIRKAKGLVHLIVSRPPDQNPNTYLAYLPINSDKCNGNTDLSEDSGVKTKLCSPHDELKSSGFPVIPPIDYEDGPLEQQRETEQSAELSEDTDCDGSSLPEDSPESSRKVEWQEESVDDPRNENYLQMSAGQPEEDEITWGSDELPIENMNSKSRDDGPIITEDELTSLPLVKVVPDGQYTGPKLNTVVRMMRGLLEQKVPLQEFENLQNLQPLDDCLIGQTKENKKKNRYKNIVPFDTTRVVLGKDGGYINANFIKMPVKDENFMYIACQGPLPTTLGDFWQMVWEQKSNVIAMMTQEVEGGKVKCQRYWPDTPKTAEMVDDRLQITLIKDQYLDNFVIRLIEVKDIQTNEIQRVTHLNYTGWPDHGTPTQPEQLLTFISYMRHVHRSGPIITHCSAGIGRSGTLICIDVVLGLISKDADFDISDVVRNMRLQRQGMVQTEDQYIFCYQVILYVLRCLQAEENISG, encoded by the exons CCTATGAAGTTGGGGGAACACCTAAACAGCCTGCTTCTCaacatgtgtgatgatgttacaGTGAGTCGAATGTCGATGCGCACGGTGCTGGACATCTGCAGCAAACACATCAGAAACTCCAGTTGTGACCCTCCCTTCTCTTATATCAGGAAACTGGTCCGCTTGGTACTGGGCAGCCTTTCCCAG CTGGACGGTCTGCTGACTGATAGAGAGTCTCTTCCGGAGCGGAGTAAGGAGATTCGGGAGAGGCTGAGGGGCAAAGGTTTACCCTCAG GGAGGAGTGCCGCCCCCAGGGTTCTGGAGCGCTACCGAGCCAGGACTCAGGAACAGGCGTCTCTCAACCGGGGCCTCAGTCGTTCCATGGGCTCCCTGCCAATCCAGGACCTGTTGAAGGGGGATGATGGGGCAGCCCTACAGTATTCCATGTCTGACTATCACCACAACTCTGAATCCCCCACAGAACTCTACCCCAAACCCCCCTCACTCCCGCACCAACACTCCTATCCCTATCTTCACCCCCTTCACCCCCAGCAAAAGGGCCGGCCTGTTGAACTGGACCGGAGGTCATTACCCTTCCACAGCGGAGACCCGAGGCCAAGTCAGGCCAGGAAGACCTGGGCTTCCTCTGTGGACTTGGCTTGTATCGACCCAGAAGCTATTCGCTTCGGGGCCTTGGAGGATGCACGGAGAGGCAGCACTGCCTTAAGTACCCACTCCATAGGAAGGCACAAATCGCCCTTGAGGGCATCCAGGGAGAGGGATTCTCGCTACCCAGAGTTTGGTGGGCTGAAGAGTAGGAAGCCTCATCACCACTCAGCCCTGTCTGTAGGCTCGGGCCTCCCTGGTGCCTATGACAGGAtcaaggagagacagaggaaactTCAGGTTCTAAGGCAAGCAGTGGATG aCCCAGTCCACACCCACCAGAGGTACCACAGTGATTACAGTTCATCCAGTGAAAGCCCCTCAGTGACCTCCTCTGATCCAGACTACAGACAAG CAAAGAAACCCGGTGAGGTGAGGAGATATGGCTCCCAGCTGGCACTGTCCTCTGAACATGACGCCCTGTCGCTGACgagtcacaacacacacaggcacag GCAGTATGACACGGCAGCTGATGAAGGTCTGGCTGGAGCGGAGCTGCTCCTCcagaagcaggaggaggaggtccaGCGGCTCCAGGCCCACCTGGCCAGCAGGCTGTCCAGGGCAAACCTTTACCCCATAGATGACCCCCTGGCCCCATCTCGCACTTCCATGCTCGACCTTGGAGACCCGCTCTACCCTTCTTCCGTACCGCTTCGCAAAACCAAG AACTTCCATGGTCCTGAGTTTGTGAAGATGGCCAGTGAGCCCTGCGTGACCTTATCTGTTCCCTCTTCAATAATG AAGAAACGTGGTAAGGTGGAAGAAGTGCAGAGGAAAGTGGGCGTGGTGCTGCTGAACGGCCAGAAGCTGGAGCTGAGCTGTGACATCAAGGCAGTGTGTAAAGACGTTCTTGATATGGTGGTTGCCCACATCGGGCTCGTGGAACACCATCTCTTCGGCCTAGCGTACCTCAGAG ataacgAGTTTTTCTTCGTCGATGCTGATGCCAAACTGTCCAAAGTGGCTCCAGAGGGATGGAAGGAGGATCCTAAGAAGAAGAAATCTGACGTGCCTTTTAATCTTTTCTTACGCATCAAATTTTTCCTCGATGATGTCAACCTCATACA GCATACTTTGACCAAACATCAGTACTACTTACAGCTGAGGAAGGATATCTTAGAGGAGAGGATGCGCTGCAACACAGAAGATGCCATGCTGTTGGCTTCTCTAGCACTGCAAGCTGAATTCAGTGACTACCAGCCTGAG CTCCATGGGAAGACATATTTCAGACTGGAGCACTACCTGCCAGTGACGGTCCTGGATAAGGTGGACCAGACGACCATCAAGGAGGAGCTGCCTAAACTTCACAGCAACTACTATGGAGCGTCTGAGTCAGAGGCAGAGTTTGAGTTCCTCAAG GTGAGCCAAAGGCTGACAGAATATGGGGTTCATTTCCATCGGGTGCTTCCTGAGAAGAGGTCACAGACAGGCATCATGCTGGGCGTCTACTCCAAGGGGGTGCTCATCTTTGAGGTGCTTAATGGAAATCGTACTCCGGTGCTAAGGTTCCCCTGGAGGGAGACTAAGAAGATTTCCTTTACA aaaaagaagattTGCCTTCAGAACACATCAGATGGGATTAAgcacctgtttcagacagacagCAACAAGGCCTGTCAGTATCTGCTACAGCTCTGCTCTGATCAGCACAAGTTCCATCTGCAGATGAAGGCCCGCCAAAACAACCAGGAGCTGCAGGACTTAG AGAACTGCCCATTGAGCAGTCTGCAGTATTCCCTTGACCCTCGGAGCGGAGACGCAGTGGGGAGGACAGTGAGCTCAGGAAGCCTGGCCCCCACCTTATCGACACGCTCCAACCCAGACCACCTGAAGAGGATCTCCTACTCGGAGGTGGCCCTCAACAAGGCACCGTCCGGCCCGCTATTAGTCCAAGACGAGCTTCACTTTCCGGGTTTCAATCCGGCGGCCTCCACGGTCCACTCCAATCCCCGGATAATGAGCTGCTCCCACCACAACCTCGTACAGATGCCAGACTCTCCGGGGCACCGTGCGGCAGAGTCGTATCGCGGACAGTCACACAGCGGACTGAGTCAGGCGCAACCCAACCAAGTGGCCTCTCACTTCCAGCAACACCAGCGAGCCAGCTCAGACACAGACTCCCTCTCACACCAACAGGACAA ATCATTTGGCTCGGTGTCCCACAGCAGCCCAGCCTGGAGCCGCAGTAGGTCCAAAAAAGAATCAGACTCGTCCTCCATAGAGGATACTGGCCCAGCATACGTAGTAG GGGTCAGTATGCACAGCTCCTCTGGACCGCCGTCTACCCCAGCCTCCGTTAACG ATTCACTAAAGAAAAAGCTCAATGCCTTACCTTCTCCAGAGAGAGAAATCACAACTGTAAACCTGAAGAAAGATGTGAAATATGGCCTGG GGTTCCAGGTTGTGGGGGGGGAGAACTCCGGTCGTATGGACCTCGGCACTATCATTAGCTCCATCACTCCTGGGGGTCCTGCTGACGTCAATGGTTCTCTCAAACCCG GTGATCGCTTGATCTCTGTGAATGACGTAAACCTGGAAGGGCTCTCTCATGCCACCACCGTTGACATCCTCCAAAACGCTCCTGATGACATTACTCTGGTGGTGTCACAGCCCAAAGAGAGGCTCTACAAAG AATCTTCAGCAGGCTACGTTCCCTACCAGGCCAAGCCTTCACTGAAGGCGCTTAACTCTGGCCAGAGACGAGAACTAGACTTTGATACCTCTTCAGAGGAGCATGTAGGAACAGGAAGCCCCAGCCCTCCTCTCCACAGCACTGGCACACCATCATCCGCCTCCTCCCCAGTCCACCAGAACACCAGCCTCAGTTCTCAGGACTCCAGGACAAGCAGTGTTGCAAGAATAAGCCAAACCCCCGCTAATGGAGTTCAGCAGTGCCTCGAGAGAGCTACGGCCACCAACACAGCTGCGTCCGTTGCCCAACATCATAGACCAGAACCTAACGTGGGTTTGGATCCTACGCCGCCGGCTTTGCCACCCAAAACGAGGAAAGCTAAACAAGtctcagaggctcccaaagtTTCTGAGCATTCTGACTGGGGTGATTCAGACATGGATGAGGAGACTTATTCCAGTAGTCAAGAGAAACTCAAGGTCAAAAAG GAATACATCATGGAAAATTTAAATGGTAATGCCCCAGGGGTCAATAGTCTCCGTCCAGGAGAACTATTTGACGTTGAGCTGTCCAAAAAAGACAGCAGCCTGGGCATAAGTGTCACG GGGGGAGTCAACACAACTGTTCGACATGGAGGCGTCTACGTCAAAGCCATCATACCAAAAGGTGCTGCTGAGCTAGATGGAAGGATACAGAAAG GGGATCGTGTGGTGGCCGTCAATGGAAAGAGTCTGGAGGGCGCCACTCATCAGCAAGCAGTAGAGGTTCTCAGAGACACCGGGCAG ACAGTGCACTTGTTGCTGGAGAAAGGTCATCCGCCTGCAGACAGTGTCCATGCTCCTCTCACACCTCAGTGCACTCCGCCGTGTGCTGACAGTGACCAAGACCAGACCAAGAACAAAGAGAAGCCACTCGAGGTCAAAGACAAACCAGAGTACAGCTTTCTAACACAAG ATAACGTGTTCGAGGTGTGCCTACTGAAGAACACATCAGGGCTGGGCTTCAGTTTCAGTCGAGAGGAGAACATCCCTGATGAGCCCCCAGGATCCAGCATGGTGCGGGTTAAAAAACTATTTCCAGGCCAACCAGCGGCAGAGAGCGGTCGCATCAACGTGGGCGATGTCATCCTGCGGGTCAATCAAACCCCCCTCAAAGGACTCTCGCAACAC GAGGTGATATCAGCCTTGCGAGGAACAGGACAGGAGGTGACTTTGCTCCTCTGTAGACCAGAACATGGCATTCTTCCCGAGTTGGACACTTCAGCTTTG ACACCCATGCCATCACCCAGAAAGGAGCCAGTGACCCAGGCAGAGCCCAGCCTGAGCTTAGGCAGGACGACCTCTCCTCTAGGCACAAAAGGCAAATGGAGTCAGGGCCCTGTGGAGGAGGCCCTGGAGAGGCTGCTGCTCAAAACCCCTGGCCGACACAACAGCTACAGCGACAGTACTGATGGGGacgaggaggtggaggaagccTTCAGCCCGAGTTCCCTGGAGCACAGCAGACAGACCTGGGAGCGGAGCGTCTACCAGACCCCCAGTAGCAACCTGGGACTGGGACGCTATGACAGCACCGGTCAGCTGGACGACACCATCAACTCAGCGTTCTACTCCCCAAACCTGTCAATGACAAGATCAGACCTCAGCAAGAG GTGTCCTTCATCCCCCGTTAATCTGGAATCATCCCCCCTGCCTATGGTGTCCTCCCACACTGCCCCGAGCCCAGAccccctgcctcctcctctgcctctgcccTTAAACCTCACCATGTCTGGCAATGGACAAGATATGGAGGAACTTGTTCCG GAAGTAGAGCTAAAGGTCTCCTTGCTGAAGTCTGAAAAAGGCAGCCTGGGCTTCACCCTCACCAAAGGTAATGATCATGGATGTTACATCCATGACATTGTCCAGGATCCAGCCAAAGGAGATGGAAGGCTCAGGCCCGGGGACCGAATGATCATG GTGAACAACACAGATGTGACCAATATGGGCCACACCGAGGTAGTCAATCTTGTGCGAGCGGCCCCTCGGATGGTTGACTTGGTAGTAGGGAGGGTCCTGGAGGCTCCGAAACCCCCCATAGAAGCCCACCTGCTGCCTGACATCTCTTTCAAGGGCAGCCAAGAGCCACTGG GGTTGTTACTGGATGGTGGTTGTGACAGCATGTATGGGGTCTTATTTGTGAAAGACATCTTGCCAGGATCACTTGCCTCTGAGGAAGGCAGTCTGAGACCACTTGACCTAATCCACTACATCAGTGGCGCTCCCACCCAGGAGCTCACCCTCAGTGAGAACACCAGACTCCTGGAGCTCTCCCTGGACGACCTGACTCTCAAGGCCACGAG GGATGGAAAGCCGGTTTTCCCCGGGCAGAAAAGTGTCTCTTTTCTCAACAACAACATTAGCCCCAAGGTTTCATCCAGCATCAATG gCTTTCTTAAAGGAGACGATCCAAGAGGTACAGAGTGTCTTGCAGCACTTTGTCCTATAGAG GAGGAGATCATAAAGCTGGATCTGGAGAAGCCGCAGTCAGGAGGTCTGGGTTTCTCAGTGATCGGAGGGGAGAGGGGCATCTTTGTCAAGTCTATAACACCAGGAGGAATAGCAGAGTCCACAGGCAAGCTGCAAGTGGGAGACAGGCTGCTGAAA GTGAATGAAGAACTAATGACGGGCGTGTCCCACACCAAAGCTGTCACCACCATCCGTAAAGCTAAAGGCCTGGTACATCTTATAGTGTCCAGACCACCGGACCAGAACCCCAACACATACCTGGCCTATCTGCCCATCAACTCTGACAAGTGCAACGGAAACACAG ATCTGAGTGAGGACAGTGGAGTGAAGACTAAGCTGTGTAGCCCCCATGACGAGCTGAAATCTAGCGGCTTCCCTGTCATACCACCAATAG ACTATGAAGACGGCCCACTAGAGCAGCAAAGAGAGACGGAGCAGAGCGCAGAGCTCTCAGAGGACACAGACTGTGATGGCTCTTCTTTACCTGAAGATTCCCCCGAG AGTTCCAGGAAAGTGGAATGGCAAGAAGAGAGTGTGGATGATCCAAGAAATGAAAA TTATCTGCAAATGAGTGCTGGACAGCCAGAGGAAGATGAAATCACATGGGGAAGTGACGAACTGCCTATCGAAAACATGAACTCCAAATCAAGAGATG ACGGGCCAATCATCACAGAGGACGAGCTGACGTCTTTGCCCCTCGTCAAGGTGGTCCCTGACGGCCAGTACACGGGACCGAAGCTTAACACCGTGGTCCGCATGATGAGGGGGCTTCTGGAGCAGAAAGTCCCTCTGCAGGAGTTCGAA AATCTACAAAATCTGCAGCCGCTGGATGACTGTTTAATAGGTCAGACAAAggagaacaagaagaagaaccgCTACAAGAATATTGTTCCCT TCGACACAACTCGAGTGGTGCTCGGCAAAGACGGGGGCTACATCAACGCCAACTTCATCAAGATGCCAGTGAAGGATGAGAACTTCATGTACATCGCCTGTCAGGGACCCTTACCCACCACTCTGGGTGACTTCTGGCAAATGGTCTGGGAGCAGAAGTCTAATGTGATCGCCATGATGACCCAGGAAGTAGAGGGAGGCAAAGTGAAATGTCAACGGTACTGGCCAGACACACCGAAGACGGCGGAGATGGTGGACGACAGGTTACAGATAACGCTGATTAAAGACCAATATCTGGACAACTTCGTCATCCGACTCATCGAGGTCAAAGACATCCAG ACCAATGAAATCCAGCGTGTAACTCATCTGAATTACACGGGATGGCCTGACCACGGAACGCCCACACAACCAGAGCAGCTGCTCACATTCATTTCCTATATGAGGCACGTTCATCGATCAGGACCTATAATCACACACTGCAGCGCAGGCATCGGTCGTTCAGGAACCCTCATTTGTATAGACGTGGTTCTGGGTCTCATCAGTAAAGACGCTGAT tttgataTTTCAGATGTCGTAAGAAACATGAGACTTCAGAGACAGGGAATGGTCCAGACAGAG gaccAATATATTTTCTGCTATCAAGTGATCCTCTATGTCCTCAGATGCCTTCAAGCAGAGGAGAACATCTCGGGATAG